One window of Pocillopora verrucosa isolate sample1 chromosome 9, ASM3666991v2, whole genome shotgun sequence genomic DNA carries:
- the LOC131783783 gene encoding G-protein coupled receptor 157-like, whose protein sequence is MEENEILATITTVLSLFGTLFIIVSFFLWKDIRTTSRRILVYISIADFLTCVATIAAIANFWLSGTENKEVCFVQSIIGTFSVLCSFFWTVSMALYLYISVCWKNSRLAERLLYLFHVFGWGIPAIIVTVAASTHKLGDNGNKVSAGWCWINIKLNWHEQIEWMLLAGKLWEIMAFCAIVVLYALVKRNMKKELHEKNRVFTESTVAQAQKAERKLICVPLLFVLLRVWGTIRFLLMISHHESPFWLLILQGIGDNAPGFANFLLFCFFTEKCFGKFRRCFQCCTLCFDSRSPTGVKRSNSLQATYDVDGTIGQPIIRQHSINRETDCLNGHLNTTVDYSSVNC, encoded by the exons ATGGAGGAGAACGAAATCTTGGCGACAATAACTACAGTTCTGTCTCTTTTTGGTACGCTTTTCATCATCGTCTCTTTCTTTCTATGGAAGGACATTCGAACTACGTCAAGGAGAATTCTGGTTTACATCTCTATCGCAGACTTTCTCACATGTGTTGCAACAATCGCTGCTATAGCAAATTTTTGGTTGTCAGGAACTGAAAACAAAGAGGTCTGTTTCGTCCAAAGTATCATCGGAACTTTTTCTGTGCTGTGTTCTTTCTTCTGGACAGTTTCTATGGCGTTGTATCTGTACATTTCTGTTTGCTGGAAGAATTCCCGACTAGCTGAGCGTTTGTTGTACTTATTTCACGTGTTTGGCTGGGGAATACCAGCAATAATTGTGACTGTCGCAGCGTCGACTCATAAACTGGGAGACAACGGCAACAAAGTCTCAGCAGGATGGTGTTGGATCAACATAAAGTTGAACTGGCACGAGCAAATCGAATGGATGCTGTTGGCAGGAAAATTATGGGAAATAATGGCATTTTGTGCAATAGTTGTACTTTATGCCTTAGTCAAACGAAATATGAAGAAGGAG CTTCATGAGAAAAACAGAGTATTCACTGAAAGTACAGTGGCACAAGCTCAGAAGGCAGAAAGGAAACTGATTTGTGTTCCCTTATTATTTGTGTTGTTGCGTGTTTGGGGAACTATAAGATTTCTCCTGATGATTTCACACCATGAGTCACCATTTTGGCTGCTCATTCTACAG GGTATTGGAGATAATGCCCCTGGATTTGCAAACTTTCttctattttgcttttttactgaaaaatgttttggtaagTTTCGTCGCTGTTTCCAGTGTTGTACACTATGTTTTGACTCAAGATCTCCAACTGGAGTGAAACGCTCCAACTCACTTCAGGCAACTTATGATGTTGATGGGACAATAGGACAACCAATCATTCGTCAGCATTCCATAAATAGAGAAACTGATTGCTTGAATGGGCATCTTAATACCACTGTTGATTATTCATCAGTGAACTGCTGA
- the LOC131783785 gene encoding uncharacterized protein translates to MLHILLLWSGFPGKSKPIMLLFTAVVILGCLYPCDAGLPAVGNCTFMDYYCSLRNYESTFFKALKDGTSSDCGLQFWMLYYRSLKKSKECSKSEPTLTVANIEEMKSLYCSGRDLEIPLVSSLSLCSPEHKSKVDECIRDFAKAFFKDPSDKSLCSKRGEARMCVTMTWDTVCNNVTTMSTGILKNVTANFNPFCDGGKDPWALEEDLCEPYHEEITQPTQPVCEMCGAGRREYSITALWLSLWLCALALYVWE, encoded by the exons ATGCTCCATATTTTGCTTCTCTGGTCAGGTTTTCCTGGGAAATCGAAACCGATAATGCTTCTATTTACAGCTGTTGTTATTTTAG GCTGTCTTTACCCATGCGATGCTGGATTACCAGCTGTGGGAAACTGTACTTTCATGGATTACTACTGCAGCTTACGAAACTACGAATCAACATTCTTCAAGGCGTTGAAGGATGGGACCTCTTCAGATTGTGG ACTCCAATTCTGGATGTTATATTATCGCTCCTTGAAGAAATCAAAGGAATGTTCGAAAAGTGAACCAACATTGACAGTGGCTAACATTGAGGAAATGAAATCGCTTTACTGCAGCGGGAGAGACTTAGAGATACCGCTAGTTTCGTCGCTGTCCTTGTGTTCGCCCGAACACAAGAGCAAAGTCGACGAATGCATTCGTGACTTCGCGAAAGCGTTTTTCAAGGACCCAAGCGACAAATCGCTGTGCAG TAAACGTGGAGAAGCCAGGATGTGTGTGACTATGACATGGGATACCGTTTGCAATAATGTCACCACAATGTCCACGGGGATCTTAAAAAATGTCACCGCTAACTTTAACCCGTTTTGTGATGGAGGGAAAGATCCATGGGCTTTAGAAGAAGATCTGTGCGAGCCATATCATGAAGAGATCACTCAGCCTACTCAGCCAGTTTGTGAGATGTGTGGGGCAGGACGCCGCGAGTATTCTATAACTGCTCTTTGGCTGAGTCTTTGGCTTTGTGCTCTTGCACTGTATGTATGGGAGTAA
- the LOC131783815 gene encoding G-protein coupled receptor 157 isoform X2, translated as MSPESPTFANTSFETEANSPVNRVLTTVSASLSLLGTSLIIITFIAWKDLRSSSRKILVFISIGDFLIAGGNLFGVWLPENDRTTAACKAQSFVTTCASLWSFFWTTFLSIFLYTTVARKQAEKADKMLRYFHIFAWVVPLTVTGIAFNKLGNDHDFYSAGWCWISGELKTSEKQKWMLLTGKVWEVAAYVLISTFYWMLKCHIRKEVYHRQKFSSHQSKEFAIKAERRLTLVPIIFILVRIWGTIRFIIYLSNSVATFNSEWEKALLYLQGIGDSSQELSGNTKQTKEEGKSVWIKPQASLES; from the exons ATGTCGCCAGAATCCCCTACCTTCGCTAACACGTCTTTTGAAACCGAAGCTAACTCACCTGTCAACAGAGTTCTTACAACTGTGTCAGCGAGTCTTTCGTTATTGGGAACTTCTCTGATCATAATCACATTCATCGCATGGAAAGACTTGAGATCGTCTTCCAGAAAGATACTTGTGTTTATTTCAATAGGCGATTTCTTAATCGCTGGAGGTAATTTGTTTGGAGTATGGCTGCCGGAAAATGATCGCACTACTGCTGCGTGCAAAGCTCAGAGTTTTGTCACAACTTGTGCCTCGCTTTGGTCATTTTTTTGGACGACTTTTCTATCCATATTCTTGTACACTACTGTGGCAAGAAAGCAGGCTGAAAAAGCTGACAAGATGCTGAGATATTTCCACATTTTTGCTTGGGTTGTTCCGTTAACAGTAACTGGTATCGCCTTTAACAAGTTAGGAAATGACCATGATTTCTACAGTGCTGGCTGGTGTTGGATCAGTGGTGAGTTGAAGACAAGTGAGAAACAAAAATGGATGTTACTCACAGGCAAAGTGTGGGAAGTGGCTGCATATGTTCTTATTTCTACATTTTATTGGATGTTAAAGTGTCATATTCGTAAGGAG GTCTATCATCGCCAAAAGTTTTCATCTCATCAGTCAAAGGAATTTGCTATTAAAGCAGAGAGAAGGCTTACATTGGTACCCATCATTTTTATTCTTGTGCGCATTTGGGGTACAATTCGCTTCATCATTTATTTGTCGAACAGTGTAGCAACTTTTAATTCAGAATGGGAAAAAGCTCTTCTTTACCTTCAG ggAATTGGTGACAGCAGCCAAG AACTGAGTGgtaatacaaaacaaacaaaggaagaaGGAAAATCTGTATGGATAAAACCTCAGGCATCACTTGAAAGTTAA
- the LOC131783815 gene encoding G-protein coupled receptor 157 isoform X1 — MSPESPTFANTSFETEANSPVNRVLTTVSASLSLLGTSLIIITFIAWKDLRSSSRKILVFISIGDFLIAGGNLFGVWLPENDRTTAACKAQSFVTTCASLWSFFWTTFLSIFLYTTVARKQAEKADKMLRYFHIFAWVVPLTVTGIAFNKLGNDHDFYSAGWCWISGELKTSEKQKWMLLTGKVWEVAAYVLISTFYWMLKCHIRKEVYHRQKFSSHQSKEFAIKAERRLTLVPIIFILVRIWGTIRFIIYLSNSVATFNSEWEKALLYLQGIGDSSQGFANFLLFCLFTKKFRVSLKLAVKECLMCCKSPSDDPPPRIDTSAEYQNGRRTLINERSSLLATTSTSVE; from the exons ATGTCGCCAGAATCCCCTACCTTCGCTAACACGTCTTTTGAAACCGAAGCTAACTCACCTGTCAACAGAGTTCTTACAACTGTGTCAGCGAGTCTTTCGTTATTGGGAACTTCTCTGATCATAATCACATTCATCGCATGGAAAGACTTGAGATCGTCTTCCAGAAAGATACTTGTGTTTATTTCAATAGGCGATTTCTTAATCGCTGGAGGTAATTTGTTTGGAGTATGGCTGCCGGAAAATGATCGCACTACTGCTGCGTGCAAAGCTCAGAGTTTTGTCACAACTTGTGCCTCGCTTTGGTCATTTTTTTGGACGACTTTTCTATCCATATTCTTGTACACTACTGTGGCAAGAAAGCAGGCTGAAAAAGCTGACAAGATGCTGAGATATTTCCACATTTTTGCTTGGGTTGTTCCGTTAACAGTAACTGGTATCGCCTTTAACAAGTTAGGAAATGACCATGATTTCTACAGTGCTGGCTGGTGTTGGATCAGTGGTGAGTTGAAGACAAGTGAGAAACAAAAATGGATGTTACTCACAGGCAAAGTGTGGGAAGTGGCTGCATATGTTCTTATTTCTACATTTTATTGGATGTTAAAGTGTCATATTCGTAAGGAG GTCTATCATCGCCAAAAGTTTTCATCTCATCAGTCAAAGGAATTTGCTATTAAAGCAGAGAGAAGGCTTACATTGGTACCCATCATTTTTATTCTTGTGCGCATTTGGGGTACAATTCGCTTCATCATTTATTTGTCGAACAGTGTAGCAACTTTTAATTCAGAATGGGAAAAAGCTCTTCTTTACCTTCAG ggAATTGGTGACAGCAGCCAAGGTTTTGCAAACTTTTTactattttgtcttttcactaAAAAATTCAGAGTTAGTCTGAAACTTGCTGTTAAGGAATGTCTTATGTGCTGCAAATCACCATCAGATGATCCACCTCCAAGGATAGACACATCTGCTGAGTATCAAAATGGTCGTAGAACATTGATCAATGAAAGGTCAAGTCTTCTAGCAACCACCAGCACATCAGTAGAATAA
- the LOC131783835 gene encoding G-protein coupled receptor 157, with amino-acid sequence MNFANASTTHPPVTLSFGDIGNTTLNRALVTITCLLSLLGASIIIITYVEWKDMRSTSRRILVYISIADSIVAASYIFGAYLPQNTNSNACTTQSFISTTANLWSFFWTLFMAIFLYTTIAMQKPSTALKMFWMYHGIGWGVPVFVVSFALFEGVLGNDRDIFSSAWCWIKVQGSGKSTQHHSYIIWMLVTGKAWEILVFVLILIFYGLLKWHLREELHRNERHRIRSNALNAAKRADKRLTFVPVIFLILRSCGMLRFCIYISSSEEELKSTKTLNIQEVLVYLQGICESAQGFANFIFFCLLTKKFQENSRRLLYRHCPCLEEIWEYDATIEPTDQSINPADGYNILDLESTEMNETVTLSRTSNLNANYLAIT; translated from the exons ATGAATTTTGCCAACGCATCAACAACGCATCCACCCGTTACTTTGAGTTTTGGAGACATCGGAAACACAACTTTAAACCGCGCTTTGGTAACCATTACCTGCCTTTTATCTCTGCTTGGGGcatcaataataattattacataCGTTGAATGGAAGGATATGAGGTCGACTTCGAGAAGAATCTTGGTTTACATCTCCATCGCTGATAGTATCGTGGCCGCAAGTTACATCTTTGGCGCATATCTACCTCAAAACACAAACTCCAACGCTTGTACAACTCAGAGTTTTATATCCACCACCGCTAACTTATGGTCCTTCTTTTGGACTCTTTTTATGGCTATATTTTTGTACACGACGATAGCTATGCAAAAACCCAGCACGGCCTTAAAGATGTTTTGGATGTATCATGGCATAGGTTGGGGGGTGCCAGTGTTTGTCGTCAGCTTTGCTCTGTTTGAGGGTGTTCTGGGGAACGACCGTGACATCTTTAGTTCTGCCTGGTGTTGGATTAAGGTACAGGGTAGtggaaaaagcactcaacatCACAGCTATATCATCTGGATGCTTGTCACTGGCAAAGCATGGGAAATACTGGTCTTTgttcttattttgattttctatGGATTGCTCAAGTGGCATCTTCGCGAAGAg TTGCATCGGAACGAAAGACATCGGATAAGAAGTAATGCCCTAAATGCAGCCAAAAGAGCTGACAAAAGGCTAACTTTTGTTCCTGTTATTTTCCTAATTCTACGGTCCTGTGGAATGCTTCGCTTCTgtatttatatatcttcatctGAGGAGGAATTAAAGTCAACAAAAACACTGAACATCCAAGAAGTTTTGGTTTATTTGCAG ggAATTTGTGAGAGTGCACAAGGATTCGCCAATTTTATATTCTTCTGCTTGCTTACCAAGAAATTCCAGGAAAATTCACGGAGACTGTTATACAGACACTGCCCATGTCTTGAGGAGATCTGGGAATACGACGCTACCATAGAGCCAACCGATCAGAGTATTAATCCAGCGGATGGCTATAACATACTTGATCTTGAGAGCACAGAAATGAATGAAACCGTCACGCTATCTCGAACATCTAATTTAAATGCAAATTATCTGGCCATAACCTAA